In Aerosakkonema funiforme FACHB-1375, one genomic interval encodes:
- a CDS encoding M48 family metalloprotease produces MPTYKGMSSEAFRHPLDREAEQTLRSLPGFDIAARKFVEFFYERPQFVYHMGNSIQVGPRQYSTVYQMFRECVRDLDIYPEPTLFISQFPVSNAYALGQERPSIVLNSGLLDLMTEAELRSVIAHELGHIKCGHTILTQMALWVISTASFIGELTLGLGNIIGSGLVYAFYEWKRRSELSADRAALLLSDDINSVMRAMMKLAGGSGKYNNEASLDEFIRQSERYQELDDDGLNQVYKFLLYNNLAQGVFLSHPFLVERIIHLRQWSNSDEYRQIRHGNYQHSAGEGAVDVPSQTGRSQADELRRQIEELQREIDNLKRKSE; encoded by the coding sequence ATGCCAACGTACAAAGGAATGTCAAGCGAAGCCTTTCGCCATCCGCTCGATCGCGAGGCGGAACAAACCTTACGCAGCTTACCGGGTTTCGATATCGCGGCTCGTAAATTTGTCGAATTTTTCTACGAGCGTCCGCAATTTGTCTACCACATGGGTAATAGCATTCAAGTCGGCCCGCGCCAGTATTCTACAGTTTATCAGATGTTTCGCGAATGTGTGCGAGATTTAGACATTTATCCGGAACCAACTTTATTTATCAGTCAGTTTCCCGTATCTAATGCCTATGCCTTGGGACAAGAGCGACCGTCGATCGTACTAAATTCTGGATTGTTGGACTTGATGACGGAAGCGGAACTGCGATCGGTTATCGCTCATGAATTAGGACATATTAAATGCGGTCACACTATTTTAACTCAAATGGCACTTTGGGTGATTAGCACTGCTTCTTTTATTGGGGAATTAACGCTTGGCTTAGGTAATATCATCGGGAGCGGTTTGGTGTATGCGTTTTATGAATGGAAACGCCGCTCGGAATTATCAGCCGATCGCGCCGCTTTGTTACTTTCAGATGATATCAATTCCGTCATGCGAGCGATGATGAAACTGGCTGGCGGTAGTGGCAAGTACAATAACGAAGCTAGTTTGGATGAGTTTATTCGTCAATCGGAAAGATATCAAGAACTCGATGATGATGGATTGAATCAAGTTTATAAGTTTCTGCTTTACAATAATTTGGCTCAAGGTGTATTTCTCAGTCATCCTTTTTTGGTAGAACGCATTATCCACTTGCGCCAATGGTCAAATTCTGATGAATATCGTCAAATTCGTCATGGCAATTATCAACATTCAGCAGGAGAAGGAGCGGTTGATGTTCCATCTCAAACTGGACGCAGCCAAGCAGATGAATTGCGGCGTCAAATTGAGGAGTTGCAACGAGAAATTGACAATTTGAAAAGAAAGTCTGAGTGA